The following coding sequences are from one Gadus macrocephalus chromosome 3, ASM3116895v1 window:
- the LOC132454419 gene encoding beta-1,3-N-acetylglucosaminyltransferase lunatic fringe-like, with product MMKNAGRPKHNSISSGVFTGTCLLFVLLLLVVAHPNNNVLLDVPLTGLYLGDGQTSAARNDVEPDRSQGKVFSAYFSKLARERRAIEAPRRTRASPSRAVENLSPADLFIAVKTTRQYHGLRLDLLLETWMSRSLQQTYVFTDGDDDKLKKRLGGHLINTNCSASHSRQALSCKMAQEYSAFIHSGKKWFCHVDDDNYLNVGSLVKLLSQYRHTQDVYLGRPSLERPIQATERLGSTHQSQKEVRFWFATGGAGFCLSRGLALKMSPWASEGTFMVTAEQIRLPDDCTVGYIAEALLGIGLTRSPLFHSHLENLGLVSEIHRQVTLSYGTVEGSRNTVNVRGPFSTSEDPTRFKSVHCQLYPDTPWCPSPQTL from the exons ATGATGAAAAACGCCGGGAGACCCAAACACAACAGCATCTCATCTGGGGTCTTCACGGGAACCTGTTTGCTGTTCGTGCTTCTACTGCTGGTGGTCGCACACCCCAACAACAATGTGTTGCTGGACGTGCCTCTCACGGGTCTGTACCTCGGAGACGGGCAGACCTCGGCGGCTAGAAACGACGTAGAACCGGACCGATCGCAAGGCAAAGTTTTCTCCGCCTATTTCAGTAAGTTGGCgcgggagaggagagcgatCGAAGCTCCCAGACGGACCAGAGCGTCCCCGTCCCGGGCGGTGGAGAACCTGTCTCCAGCCGACCTGTTTATTGCCGTGAAGACCACCCGCCAGTACCACGGACTACGGCTGGACCTGCTGTTGGAAACATGGATGTCCCGAAGTTTACAACAG ACGTACGTGTTCACTGATGGAGACGATGACAAACTGAAGAAGAGACTGG GAGGTCACCTGATCAACACCAACTGCTCCGCCAGCCACAGTCGGCAGGCACTGTCCTGTAAGATGGCCCAGGAATACAGCGCCTTTATCCATTCGGGGAAGAA GTGGTTCTGTCATGTGGATGACGATAACTACCTGAACGTGGGCTCCCTGGTGAAGCTGCTGTCCCAGTACAGACACACCCAGGACGTGTACCTGGGCCGGCCCAGCCTGGAGAGACCCATTCAGGCCACAGAGAGGCTGGGCTCCACACACCAG AGCCAGAAGGAGGTGCGCTTCTGGTTCGCCACTGGGGGAGCAGGGTTCTGCCTGAGCCGGGGACTGGCGCTCAAGATGAGCCCTTGGgccag CGAGGGCACCTTCATGGTCACCGCCGAGCAGATCCGTCTCCCCGACGACTGCACCGTGGGTTACATCGCCGAGGCCCTGCTGGGCATCGGCCTCACGCGCTCCCCCCTGTTCCACTCCCACCTGGAGAACCTGGGGCTGGTGTCGGAGATCCACCGCCAG GTTACGCTCAGCTACGGCACAGTGGAAGGCAGCAGGAACACTGTGAATGTGAGGGGACCTTTCAGCACGAGTGAAGACCCTACCAG GTTCAAGTCTGTCCATTGTCAGCTATATCCAGACACTCCATGGTGCCCCAGCCCACAGACACTCTAA